From Virgibacillus natechei, the proteins below share one genomic window:
- a CDS encoding LysM peptidoglycan-binding domain-containing protein has product MQMFYTVNPDDTLYLIANRWQVPLPSLIAANQLVPPYIIFIGQQLSMPPGVTTYLVQPGDYLYRIAHRYSIPLASIIQANRLQPPYIIQPGQVLTIPEGVPYYVVQQGETLYEIAATFNVQTEGEIRPQLIRRVNQLPSETIYPGMNLVIPYAQVGTESLRITAAQGGSFDIWLYNPRNGSSSRLTNWLGEQYSEPYWSPDSKKIAFIGKNEIVYVVDLESGSTARIDQISPNTLLDWSPNSMQLSYVKGNQIVLYHVNTNSARKLNQPDANDVQWFPSGDELLFKSNDSDGTPQFYRIQTDGMNKRQITQFEEASFFNVRLSPDGSYALYTGPGVRVSLVTTVNIATGATHTLQGGPLEKNYNPEWSSNSERTAYSATFYPESGYYSYIQMDDRNGRNLQTSTISDCFSSDVTWSPDKDKIAYISGCQNAMNPNEAWGIDVSHPVPIHLFTADRILFLKWSPSQTASRKKTYRNKVYQVLLRYPADWQLTGDKQFE; this is encoded by the coding sequence ATGCAGATGTTTTATACTGTGAACCCGGATGACACCCTCTATTTAATAGCCAATCGCTGGCAAGTGCCGCTCCCATCCCTTATTGCTGCCAATCAATTAGTGCCGCCTTATATAATTTTTATTGGGCAACAATTGTCAATGCCCCCAGGGGTTACGACCTATCTGGTACAGCCAGGAGATTATTTGTATCGGATTGCCCATCGTTACAGCATTCCCCTTGCGTCCATCATCCAGGCCAACCGCCTTCAACCGCCGTATATCATCCAACCGGGACAAGTGCTTACCATTCCTGAAGGTGTACCTTATTATGTTGTTCAGCAGGGGGAAACCCTCTATGAAATAGCTGCAACGTTTAACGTCCAAACAGAGGGGGAAATTCGCCCGCAATTAATTCGTAGGGTGAATCAATTGCCGTCAGAAACGATTTATCCGGGGATGAATCTTGTTATTCCCTATGCCCAGGTGGGCACGGAATCATTGCGTATTACAGCTGCACAGGGAGGAAGCTTTGATATCTGGCTGTACAACCCGCGAAATGGCTCAAGCTCACGACTAACGAATTGGCTTGGTGAACAGTACTCAGAACCATACTGGTCGCCCGACAGCAAGAAAATAGCCTTTATTGGAAAAAATGAAATCGTTTATGTTGTTGATCTAGAATCAGGTTCCACTGCCCGAATCGACCAAATTAGCCCGAACACATTGCTTGACTGGTCTCCTAACAGTATGCAACTCAGCTATGTAAAAGGTAATCAGATCGTGCTTTATCATGTGAATACAAACAGCGCTCGAAAACTCAACCAGCCTGATGCAAATGATGTTCAGTGGTTCCCTTCAGGAGATGAACTGCTTTTTAAATCAAACGACTCAGATGGAACCCCTCAGTTTTATCGGATTCAAACCGATGGCATGAATAAAAGACAAATTACTCAATTTGAAGAAGCATCATTTTTTAATGTTCGTCTTTCTCCAGATGGTTCTTACGCACTTTACACCGGACCGGGAGTGAGGGTTTCCTTGGTAACAACGGTCAATATTGCAACAGGCGCAACACACACACTTCAAGGCGGACCTCTCGAAAAAAACTATAATCCCGAATGGTCCTCAAATTCAGAACGTACTGCATACAGTGCCACCTTTTATCCGGAAAGCGGCTATTATTCGTACATTCAAATGGACGACCGCAACGGCAGGAATCTGCAAACCTCGACCATTTCGGATTGCTTCAGTTCTGATGTAACTTGGTCACCCGATAAGGATAAAATCGCATATATTTCCGGATGTCAAAATGCGATGAATCCAAACGAAGCATGGGGCATCGACGTTTCACATCCCGTTCCGATTCATCTCTTTACAGCAGATAGGATTTTATTTCTCAAATGGTCTCCATCACAGACGGCATCACGAAAGAAGACGTATCGTAATAAGGTATACCAAGTATTACTCCGTTATCCGGCTGACTGGCAGCTAACAGGCGATAAACAATTTGAATGA